A region of the Pseudarthrobacter oxydans genome:
GGCATAGGCCGCGGCCTCAGCGCGGTTGCGAAGGCCCAGCTTCTCCAGCACGCTGCTTACGTGGTGGGCCACCGTCTTGCGGCTGATGAAGAGCTGGCCGGCAATTTCCTGATTTGAATACCCCATAACCAGCAGGCCGAGGATTTCCTGCTCGCGCCGGGTGAGGACGCCGGCTTCGCGGGGAACGGACCTGCCCCCGGCGCCCCAGGACCGCAGCAGTGCCGCAGCCATATCGGCGTCATGGGATGCTCCCAGCCTGTCCAGTGTGGAGAGCGCGGCACGCGCTTCGGAAATGGCGAGCGAAGACTGGCCATGGGCCAGGACACGGGCGAGTTCAAGCCGCGTCCGCGCGGTTTCCAGCGGAAGCTCCAGTTGCCCGAACCAGTCAAGGGCAGCTTCAAAACAGTCCGTGGCCGGGCCCGGCCGGCCCTCCGCCGCCGCAACCTTCCCCCTGGCCAGGGCGGCATGGGCGGAAACCAGCCGCACTTCCCCGGCACCGGCATCCAACCCGGCGAGCTGCTCGGCAACAGCCGCTGCGGCGGCGGGCCTGCCTGCCGCCAGCTGCGCTTCCACGAGCAGGCCGAGTGCAGCGGCCGCTTCCAGGGAGGACCGCTGCGCGCCGGCGGGCAGCTGCGGGCCAACGCCGTCGATGCTGCCGTGGTCCGAACGCAGCCAACGTTCCGCCAAGGTAACGGCGGCGGCCGGTTCGTTCCTCGCGAGCGCCAGGCCGGCCGCAACCAGGCTGGTCTGCGCCGGGGCGCCGATGCCCTCAATCAAGGCTTCCGCTTCCTCGAAACGTCCCTGGCGCAGGCGAAGCTCGGCGAGGCTCGCGATGGCCCGGTGGTACATGCCGGGGAAAACTTCCCTGCTGGTCGCCGCCGCGCGCCGCAGTTCTTCCTCCGCCTCGGCCCAATGGCCCGTCAGCAGGAGAACGCGCCCGTGAACCACGCGGCACTGGACATAAAGGAAGGGGCAGCCGTGGGTCTGCATGCAGTCGTCTGCGGCCTGCGACCACTGGGTAGCCCGCCTGAGGTCGCTGAGCAGGTCGCAGACCGTCAGCATCGAACAGCTCGCCATGACTACCGTGTGGAACGTGGTCCCGTCGCCGCCCAGGGCGCTCGCCATCGCCTCGTCCACGCAGCGAAGCCCGGCCTGGATCTCCCCTTCCTTGACCAGGGCGACTCCGCGCTCCGCGAGTGCACACACCGCCAGGTCCGGGTCACCCAACTCATTCGACGTGGCCAATGCGCGCTCGAGCAGATCGCGGCACCGGCGGGTGTCAGTGGACAGCAGCGCCGCACAGTAATCCACCCAGGCGAGCGATAGCCCGTCGTCGGGCCCGGCCATGCTCTCTGCCCGCGCCAGCCATCCCCTTGCCGCCGCGTCGTTGCCAAGGGACATCGCATAGACAAGACACAGCCATACGGCGGAGTCGATCGCTTCAGCCGCATTTCCCGCGCGGCGGCTGGCGGCGTAAGCGCGCTCACGGCAGCGGACGCTTTCACCGAGTTCGCCGAGAAAAAAGAGGGCATCACCCAAGCCTGCCAGCGCGGCTGCCGATCCCGTTCCGGAGAGAAGCTCCTCGAACGCTGCCCGCGCATCGGCCCACCGCCCGGCTTCCAGTGCCGCGTAGCCTCTCGCTGTTACATCCTTCAGCGCCACGCTTCAATTACAGCACTTGCCCCGTCTGTTCCCTAGGCCCGGAGCATGGGGTGGGCAGGCATCAACCCCGCAGGAACGGGGCCGCCCGTGTGAGCCAAAAATGGGCCAGTTGACCGATCCGCCGGCCCCCTGATCCGGGCAAGCTGAAATTGTCCCGACCCACGGACAACAGATCGGAGTAAGGAGCAAACGATGAGCGCAGACGCATTCGCCAGGGCAATGGAGGCCGTCAACGCCCATGATGCGAAGGCCTTTGCCGGGACCTATGCAGCGGACGCGGTAGTCCATGACCCGCTTTACCCAGAGCCGCTCAAAGGACGGGACGCCATCGAGCAGGACATGGTGGAACTCCTTCGGGCGTTCCCCGACGCCCGCCTGACCATGGGGCCCGTGCTCCAGGGCGGTGAAACCTTCGCAGCCGAATACACCCTGCGGGGCACGCACCAGGGGCCGCTGGCATCGCCGGGCGGTGAGATTCCGGCCACCGGCAAGTCCATCGAAAACGGCGTCGCCGTCTTCTCGAAGTCCAACGCCGACGGGGAAGTGTCCGAAGAACGCCGCTACTACGATATTGCCGGCCTGTTGGCACAGCTGGGACTGGGACCTGCAACCTGAGCTCGAAACCAAGGCCCGCCGAAGGCCGCGTCAGGCCTGCAGCCGGGCCACTGCTTCCTCGCGCATCTCCACTTTGCGGACTTTCCCGGAGACCGTCATGGGGAAGCTGGCCCGGATGTCCACGTAGCGCGGGATCTTGTAGTGGGCCAAACGGCCGCGGCAGAAGTCGGCGAGGGCAGAAGCATCCAGTGGTTCCGCCCCCGGTTCCAGGATGATGCAGGCCATCAGTTCCTCGCCGTACTGCGCATCCGGGACACCGATGACCTGCACGTCCCGGATGGACGGGTGGGTGTAGAGGAACTCTTCGATTTCCCGGGGATAGATGTTCTCTCCGCCCCTGATCACCATGTCCTTGATCCGGCCCTCGATCACCACGTAGCCGTCCCCGTCCATGCGGGCGAGGTCGCCGGTGTGCATCCATCCCTCGGCGTCGATGGCCTCGGCCGTCTTGTCCGGCTGGTTCCAGTACCCTTCCATCACCGCGTAGCCCCGGGTGCACAACTCGCCGATTTGCCCGCGCTCCAGGACATCTCCGGAGCCCGGGTCCACGATCTTGCTCTCCAGGTGCGGCATGGTCCGTCCCACGGTTTCGGTGCGGTGCTGCAGGGTATCGCCCTGCCGGGTCATGGTGGACACCGGGGATGTCTCCGTCATCCCGTAGCAGATGGCAACATCATGCATGTTCATCTCCGAGATCACCCGGTTCATCACCTCGATGGGGCACAGGGAGCCGGCCATGACGCCGGTGCGCAGGGTTGAGAGGTCGTAGGACGCAAAGTCGGGCAGCGCGAGTTCGGCGATGAACATGGTGGGCACGCCGTACAGCGACGTGCCGCCGAAATCCTGGACAGCTTCCAGGGCGGCAGCCGCGCTGAAACCGCGGCCGGGGATGATG
Encoded here:
- a CDS encoding LuxR C-terminal-related transcriptional regulator, with the protein product MALKDVTARGYAALEAGRWADARAAFEELLSGTGSAAALAGLGDALFFLGELGESVRCRERAYAASRRAGNAAEAIDSAVWLCLVYAMSLGNDAAARGWLARAESMAGPDDGLSLAWVDYCAALLSTDTRRCRDLLERALATSNELGDPDLAVCALAERGVALVKEGEIQAGLRCVDEAMASALGGDGTTFHTVVMASCSMLTVCDLLSDLRRATQWSQAADDCMQTHGCPFLYVQCRVVHGRVLLLTGHWAEAEEELRRAAATSREVFPGMYHRAIASLAELRLRQGRFEEAEALIEGIGAPAQTSLVAAGLALARNEPAAAVTLAERWLRSDHGSIDGVGPQLPAGAQRSSLEAAAALGLLVEAQLAAGRPAAAAAVAEQLAGLDAGAGEVRLVSAHAALARGKVAAAEGRPGPATDCFEAALDWFGQLELPLETARTRLELARVLAHGQSSLAISEARAALSTLDRLGASHDADMAAALLRSWGAGGRSVPREAGVLTRREQEILGLLVMGYSNQEIAGQLFISRKTVAHHVSSVLEKLGLRNRAEAAAYAARLAPSGYTR
- a CDS encoding ester cyclase, with the translated sequence MSADAFARAMEAVNAHDAKAFAGTYAADAVVHDPLYPEPLKGRDAIEQDMVELLRAFPDARLTMGPVLQGGETFAAEYTLRGTHQGPLASPGGEIPATGKSIENGVAVFSKSNADGEVSEERRYYDIAGLLAQLGLGPAT
- a CDS encoding AMP-binding protein, yielding MRAYTAGDTDVPLLEETIGQNFERVVERFPFHDALIEAAPLPGADARRWSYTKMNDDVDRLARALLAMGVAKGDRVGIWSPNCAEWTLLQYATAKAGAILVNVNPAYRSHELEFVVKQNGMRMLVTAPSDRNSDYVGMARRALAGCPDLRQLVFLPSPGGEGPGGEGLDAGVPLSDAELTYAEVLRRADDVGHSGLKARMAELGPHDPINLQYTSGTTGFPKGATLTHHNILNNGFSIGELLGYTEHDRVVIPVPFYHCFGMVIGNLNALSHGAATIIPGRGFSAAAALEAVQDFGGTSLYGVPTMFIAELALPDFASYDLSTLRTGVMAGSLCPIEVMNRVISEMNMHDVAICYGMTETSPVSTMTRQGDTLQHRTETVGRTMPHLESKIVDPGSGDVLERGQIGELCTRGYAVMEGYWNQPDKTAEAIDAEGWMHTGDLARMDGDGYVVIEGRIKDMVIRGGENIYPREIEEFLYTHPSIRDVQVIGVPDAQYGEELMACIILEPGAEPLDASALADFCRGRLAHYKIPRYVDIRASFPMTVSGKVRKVEMREEAVARLQA